DNA from Nocardioides seonyuensis:
GCACCCTCACCCGCCTCGACGCGATGGCGGTCGGCCTGGCCGCCTGGCGCCTCGGGGCGGGCCGGGCTCGCAAGGAGGACCCCGTGCAGGCGGGCGCCGGAGTCGTGTGGCACGCCAGGCCGGGCGACGAGGTCACCCAGGGCGAGCCGCTCTTCACCCTCCTCACCGACGAGCCGGAGCGCTTCGAGCGCGCCCTCAGCACATTGGAGGACGGGTACGACATCGACGACGCCGCGTCGTACACCCCGGCCCCCCTGGTCATCGACCGGATCGGCTGAGGAGCCTCAGGCGAGCAGCAGGACCACGTGCGCGGCCACGCACGCCGGCTTGGGTTGGCCCTCGATCTCCACCGTGTGCTCGACGGTGAGCTGCTTGCCTGCCGGAAGCTCCTTGATCTCGCTGAACCGCACGTGCGAGCGCAGCCGGCTGCCCACGGGGACCGGGCTGGGGAAGCGGACCTTGTCGAGGCCGTAGTTCAGCTTGGCGCCCGGGGTCTCCAGGGTGAAGACCTGCGAGGCGAAGTGGGGGAGGAGGCTGAGCGTGAGGAAGCCGTGGGCGATGGTCGTGCCGAACGGGCCGGCGGCCGCCGCCTCGGTGTCCACGTGGATCCACTGGTGGTCGAGGGTCGCGTCGGCGAAGGCGTCGATGCGGGCCTGGTCGACCTCGAACCACTCGCTGGTGCCGATGTCGGTGCCGGCCGCCTCGGCGACCTCGTCGAGACTGGTGAAGGTGCGCATGGGCCAGCACCCTACGGGCTGACAGGATGTGGCTGTGACCCTCCCGACCCGCGACCAGGTGCACGCGGCACCCAAGGTGCTGCTGCACGACCACCTCGACGGCGGGCTGCGGCCCGCGACCATGGTCGAGCTGGCAGCCGAGTGCGGCCACCAGCTGCCCGAGAGCGACCC
Protein-coding regions in this window:
- a CDS encoding MaoC family dehydratase, with translation MRTFTSLDEVAEAAGTDIGTSEWFEVDQARIDAFADATLDHQWIHVDTEAAAAGPFGTTIAHGFLTLSLLPHFASQVFTLETPGAKLNYGLDKVRFPSPVPVGSRLRSHVRFSEIKELPAGKQLTVEHTVEIEGQPKPACVAAHVVLLLA